A window of Corallococcus macrosporus DSM 14697 contains these coding sequences:
- a CDS encoding U32 family peptidase produces MTRRRPEILAPAGDLDSMKAALASGADAIYFGLDEGFNARARAENFSLATLPGTLALVHRAGARAYLTLNTLVFEPELPVVEDILRRIAEAGVDALIVQDPAVALVARAVCPQMEVHASTQMTISSAEGARFAKGLGATRVVVPRELSVAEIRRLAAETDIELEVFIHGALCMSWSGQCLTSEAWGGRSANRGQCAQSCRLPYDLVVDGQTRELGDVQYLLSPKDLAGVMAVPQLVEIGVHSLKIEGRQKGPQYVATAVQGYRRWVDGVSAGKPDTGALRKDLADMTLSYSRGFSHGFFAGSDHQTLVEGRFPKHRGAFLGRVESVHGRDVRVVDDEAGRPWTGALGQESARPDAPVGKVSSPLETEAPVAADLSPRPGMGVVFDDGHPEDKHEPGGPLFRVERKGRGWVLGFGNPGPDLARVKPGQRVWVTSDPSLAKRTEELLERGEPEGRVPLELTVSGAAGTPLTVVGRARGGHVSAVASEVALAEARGGGIDAALLRDKLAALGGTPFTLTGLDTSGLATGLHLPVSEMKALRRRLVAELAEAVARGPVRTVNEGSTLESLRASLRERVQPAPRAGEDARLLPLCRTDEQLEAVIAAGLPEVELDWMELVGLQRAVERARAAGLRVTIATVRVQKPGEEGYDARIGKLKPDAVLVRHWGAMMHFLERPPAPGETRPALHADFSLNVTNSVTALHLLGLGLDTLTFAHDLDAVQLGAMLEHLPAERFTVAVHHHISTFHTEHCVYSHTLSHGRDYRSCGRPCEKHRLSLRDHKGLEHPVVVDVGCRNTVFNAQAQSAASLVPSLRSRGVRRFRVEFVRESREEASRVLAAYQELLAGRISPAEAIRRAAVHEQFGVTKGTMKVLNPTFTEQR; encoded by the coding sequence ATGACCCGCCGCCGCCCTGAAATCCTCGCCCCCGCCGGGGACCTCGACTCGATGAAGGCCGCGCTGGCCAGCGGCGCGGACGCCATCTATTTCGGGTTGGATGAGGGATTCAACGCACGCGCCCGCGCGGAGAACTTCTCGCTCGCCACCCTGCCCGGCACGCTGGCGCTCGTGCACCGCGCCGGGGCCCGCGCCTATCTGACGCTGAACACCCTCGTGTTCGAGCCCGAGCTCCCGGTGGTGGAGGACATCCTGCGCCGCATCGCCGAGGCCGGCGTGGACGCGCTCATCGTCCAGGACCCCGCGGTGGCGCTGGTGGCCCGCGCGGTGTGTCCGCAGATGGAGGTCCACGCCTCCACGCAGATGACGATTTCCAGCGCGGAGGGCGCGCGCTTCGCGAAGGGGCTGGGCGCCACGCGCGTGGTGGTGCCGCGCGAGCTGTCGGTGGCGGAGATTCGCCGGCTGGCGGCGGAGACGGACATCGAGCTGGAGGTCTTCATCCACGGCGCGCTCTGCATGTCCTGGAGCGGCCAGTGCCTCACCAGCGAGGCGTGGGGTGGACGCTCCGCCAACCGCGGCCAGTGCGCGCAGTCGTGCCGGCTGCCGTATGACCTGGTGGTGGATGGCCAGACGCGGGAGCTGGGCGACGTGCAGTACCTGCTCAGCCCCAAGGACCTGGCCGGCGTCATGGCGGTGCCGCAGCTCGTGGAGATTGGCGTCCACTCGCTGAAGATTGAAGGCCGCCAGAAGGGGCCGCAGTACGTGGCCACGGCGGTGCAGGGGTACCGGCGCTGGGTGGATGGCGTGTCCGCGGGGAAGCCGGACACGGGCGCGCTGCGCAAGGACCTGGCGGACATGACGCTGTCGTACAGCCGGGGCTTCTCGCACGGCTTCTTCGCGGGCTCGGACCACCAGACGCTGGTGGAGGGGCGCTTCCCCAAGCATCGCGGTGCGTTCCTGGGCCGCGTGGAGTCCGTGCACGGGCGCGACGTGCGCGTGGTGGACGACGAGGCAGGCCGGCCCTGGACGGGCGCCCTGGGCCAGGAGTCCGCGCGCCCGGACGCGCCCGTGGGTAAGGTGTCCTCTCCGCTGGAGACGGAGGCGCCGGTGGCGGCGGACCTCTCCCCCCGGCCCGGAATGGGCGTGGTGTTCGACGACGGGCACCCCGAGGACAAGCACGAGCCCGGCGGCCCGCTCTTCCGCGTGGAGCGCAAGGGCCGCGGGTGGGTGCTGGGCTTCGGCAACCCAGGGCCGGACCTGGCGCGGGTGAAGCCGGGCCAGCGCGTCTGGGTGACGAGCGATCCGTCGCTGGCGAAGCGCACCGAGGAGCTGCTGGAGCGCGGCGAGCCCGAAGGCCGCGTGCCGTTGGAGCTGACCGTCTCCGGCGCCGCGGGCACGCCGCTGACGGTGGTGGGCCGGGCGCGCGGTGGCCATGTCTCCGCGGTGGCCAGCGAAGTGGCGCTGGCCGAGGCCCGTGGGGGAGGCATCGACGCGGCGCTGCTGAGGGACAAGCTGGCGGCGTTGGGTGGGACGCCCTTCACGCTGACGGGGCTGGATACGTCGGGGCTGGCGACGGGGCTCCATCTTCCCGTCTCGGAGATGAAGGCGCTGCGCCGCCGGTTGGTGGCGGAGCTGGCGGAGGCCGTGGCGCGCGGCCCCGTGCGCACGGTGAACGAAGGCTCCACGCTGGAGTCCCTGCGCGCGTCGCTGCGCGAGCGGGTGCAGCCGGCGCCTCGCGCGGGGGAGGACGCGCGGCTGCTCCCCCTGTGCCGCACGGACGAGCAGTTGGAAGCCGTGATTGCCGCGGGCCTGCCGGAGGTCGAGCTGGACTGGATGGAGCTGGTGGGCCTGCAACGCGCCGTGGAGCGGGCGCGCGCGGCGGGGCTGCGCGTGACGATTGCCACCGTGCGGGTGCAGAAGCCGGGCGAGGAGGGCTACGACGCGCGCATCGGGAAGCTGAAGCCGGACGCGGTGCTGGTGCGACACTGGGGCGCGATGATGCACTTCCTGGAGCGCCCGCCCGCGCCCGGTGAGACGCGCCCTGCCCTGCACGCGGACTTCTCGTTGAACGTCACCAACTCCGTGACGGCGCTGCACCTGTTGGGGCTCGGGCTGGACACGCTGACATTCGCGCACGACCTGGACGCGGTGCAGCTGGGCGCCATGTTGGAGCATCTGCCCGCGGAGCGGTTCACCGTGGCGGTGCATCACCACATCTCCACGTTCCACACCGAGCACTGCGTGTACTCCCACACGCTGTCCCACGGGCGTGACTACCGGAGCTGCGGGCGCCCCTGTGAGAAGCACCGGCTGTCCCTGCGGGACCACAAGGGGCTGGAGCACCCGGTGGTGGTGGACGTGGGGTGCCGCAACACGGTGTTCAACGCGCAGGCGCAGAGCGCGGCGTCGCTCGTCCCGTCGTTGCGCTCGCGCGGTGTCCGGCGCTTCCGGGTGGAGTTCGTGCGGGAGTCGCGTGAGGAGGCTTCGCGCGTGCTCGCCGCCTACCAGGAGCTGCTCGCGGGCCGGATTTCGCCCGCGGAGGCCATCCGGCGCGCGGCGGTGCATGAGCAGTTCGGCGTGACGAAGGGCACGATGAAGGTGCTCAACCCCACGTTCACCGAGCAGCGCTGA
- a CDS encoding SDR family oxidoreductase, with product MADGVFRDGLLAGKVAFISGGSSGINLGIAEAFVKAGAKVAINGRNVEKLEGAVKGLQAHGTAMGVAADVRDYAAVEKALQTVREAYGELDIVVCGAAGNFPAPALGMSSNGFKAVMDIDVLGTFNLTRAAFEHLRKPGASIINISAPQAYLPMAMQAHVCAAKAGVDQLTRVLAIEWGGSGVRVNSITPGPIDDTEGMRRLAPSDEGRDKLAQVLPLQRFGKKQDIAQLALFLASEGSAYITGSIMVCDGGQSLLGGGALMAALGMA from the coding sequence ATGGCTGATGGCGTGTTCCGGGACGGGCTGCTCGCGGGCAAGGTGGCGTTCATTTCCGGCGGCAGCAGTGGCATCAACCTCGGCATCGCCGAGGCCTTCGTGAAGGCGGGCGCCAAGGTGGCCATCAACGGCCGCAACGTGGAGAAGCTCGAGGGCGCGGTGAAGGGGCTCCAGGCGCACGGCACCGCCATGGGCGTGGCCGCCGACGTCCGGGACTATGCCGCGGTGGAGAAGGCCCTCCAGACGGTGCGCGAGGCCTACGGTGAGCTGGACATCGTCGTGTGCGGCGCCGCCGGCAACTTCCCCGCACCCGCGCTGGGCATGTCCTCCAACGGCTTCAAGGCCGTGATGGACATCGACGTGCTGGGCACCTTCAACCTCACCCGCGCCGCCTTCGAGCACCTGCGCAAGCCGGGCGCCTCCATCATCAACATCTCCGCCCCCCAGGCCTATCTCCCCATGGCCATGCAGGCCCACGTCTGCGCGGCCAAGGCCGGCGTGGACCAGCTCACCCGCGTGCTGGCCATCGAGTGGGGCGGCTCCGGCGTGCGCGTCAACTCGATTACCCCCGGCCCCATCGACGACACCGAGGGCATGCGCCGGCTCGCCCCCAGCGACGAGGGCCGCGACAAGCTCGCGCAGGTCCTCCCACTCCAGCGCTTCGGGAAGAAGCAGGACATCGCTCAGCTCGCGCTCTTCCTCGCGTCGGAGGGCTCGGCCTACATCACCGGCTCCATCATGGTCTGCGACGGCGGCCAGTCCCTGCTGGGCGGCGGCGCGCTCATGGCGGCGCTCGGCATGGCGTGA
- a CDS encoding crotonase/enoyl-CoA hydratase family protein: protein MDGTYKSLRIEKNEGVAELVLTGPGKGNAMGPDFWREMPEAIRALDADDAVRVVLVRGEGKHFTFGLDLVGMMESLGPLLTGEGNLAQERLKLLALIGDMQQATEGLARCRKPVIAAVHGWCIGGGMDLIAACDFRYCSQDAKFSLREVKVGIVADLGALQRLPRIIGDGNTRELAYTGGDIDSARALRMGLVNDVFPTPEALLEEARATAKRIAENPPLVVQGAKQVMEYCADKSIADGLRYVAVWNSAFLQSHDLAEAFSAFMERRAPRFQGR from the coding sequence ATGGACGGGACCTACAAGTCGCTGCGCATCGAGAAGAACGAAGGCGTCGCCGAGCTGGTGCTCACCGGCCCCGGCAAGGGCAACGCCATGGGCCCTGACTTCTGGCGCGAGATGCCCGAGGCCATCCGCGCGCTGGACGCGGATGACGCCGTTCGCGTCGTGCTCGTTCGCGGAGAGGGCAAGCACTTCACCTTCGGCCTGGACCTCGTGGGGATGATGGAGTCCCTGGGGCCGCTGCTCACGGGGGAGGGCAACCTGGCCCAGGAGCGCTTGAAGCTGCTGGCCCTCATTGGCGACATGCAGCAGGCCACCGAGGGCCTGGCCCGCTGTCGCAAGCCCGTCATCGCCGCCGTGCATGGCTGGTGCATCGGCGGCGGCATGGACCTCATCGCCGCGTGTGACTTCCGCTACTGCTCCCAGGACGCGAAGTTCTCCCTGCGCGAGGTGAAGGTCGGCATCGTGGCCGACCTGGGCGCGCTCCAGCGGCTGCCTCGCATCATCGGCGACGGCAACACGCGCGAGCTGGCCTACACCGGCGGCGACATCGACTCGGCGCGCGCGCTCCGCATGGGGCTGGTGAACGACGTGTTCCCCACGCCAGAGGCCCTGCTGGAGGAGGCCCGGGCGACCGCGAAGCGCATCGCGGAGAATCCCCCGCTCGTCGTCCAGGGCGCCAAGCAGGTCATGGAGTACTGCGCGGACAAATCCATCGCGGATGGCCTGCGTTATGTGGCGGTATGGAACTCCGCGTTCCTCCAGTCCCATGACCTGGCCGAAGCCTTCTCCGCATTCATGGAACGCCGGGCCCCTCGGTTCCAGGGTCGCTGA
- a CDS encoding prephenate dehydrogenase/arogenate dehydrogenase family protein: protein MTESIALLGYGRFGRALSGLLLDAGVRHRVFEPRQDGVPAELKAATLAEAVDGAGLVVLAMPVSAMHAVLEALRPHLSPTQVVLDVGSVKVRPVQVLASVLGRDIPWAGTHPLFGPASLARGDLPRRTVVCPNELHPEAVRRARALFEHIGCEVTELSPDAHDALMARTHVLTFFLAHGLLKAEAGKDLPFAPPSFQPVARLEEYARLEVPHLFGVVQSENPYARDARERLLDALTQLHQACDTKSPDALESISAPPGLADVRERVDALDHELVQLLERRARLIEQAAHLKAGHGLPLPDAEREARLLATRRQWAAEQGLDADATEDVFRAVLRFSRRAVPARSR from the coding sequence ATGACGGAAAGCATCGCGCTGCTGGGGTACGGCCGCTTTGGCCGTGCCCTGTCGGGCCTCCTCCTGGACGCAGGCGTCCGGCATCGGGTCTTCGAGCCACGCCAGGACGGCGTCCCCGCCGAGCTGAAGGCCGCGACGCTCGCGGAAGCCGTGGACGGCGCGGGCCTGGTGGTGCTGGCCATGCCGGTGTCCGCGATGCATGCCGTGCTGGAGGCGCTGCGCCCGCACCTGTCGCCCACGCAGGTGGTGCTGGACGTCGGCAGTGTCAAGGTGCGGCCCGTGCAGGTGCTGGCCTCCGTGCTGGGGCGAGACATCCCCTGGGCCGGCACGCATCCGCTGTTCGGCCCGGCCAGCCTGGCGAGGGGCGACCTGCCGCGCCGCACGGTGGTGTGTCCGAACGAGCTGCACCCGGAGGCCGTACGCCGGGCCCGGGCGCTGTTCGAGCACATCGGCTGTGAGGTGACGGAGCTGTCCCCGGACGCGCACGACGCGCTGATGGCCCGCACGCACGTGCTCACCTTCTTCCTGGCGCACGGGCTGCTCAAGGCGGAGGCCGGGAAGGACCTGCCCTTCGCGCCGCCCAGCTTCCAGCCGGTGGCCCGGCTGGAGGAGTACGCGCGCCTGGAGGTGCCGCACCTCTTCGGCGTCGTCCAGTCCGAGAACCCCTACGCCCGGGATGCCCGCGAGCGGCTGCTGGATGCCCTCACGCAGCTCCACCAGGCCTGCGACACCAAGAGCCCGGACGCGCTGGAGTCCATCTCCGCGCCGCCGGGGCTCGCGGATGTCCGGGAGCGCGTGGACGCGCTGGACCATGAGCTCGTCCAGCTCCTGGAGCGCCGCGCGCGGCTCATCGAGCAGGCGGCGCACCTGAAGGCAGGCCACGGGCTCCCGTTGCCGGACGCGGAGCGCGAGGCGCGCTTGCTCGCGACGCGGCGCCAGTGGGCGGCGGAGCAGGGGTTGGACGCGGACGCCACGGAAGACGTGTTCCGCGCCGTCCTGCGCTTCTCGCGGCGCGCGGTCCCTGCGCGCTCCCGCTGA